In Bacillus sp. SB49, a single window of DNA contains:
- the spoIIP gene encoding stage II sporulation protein P has product MSQYPKKWKGKEPGYMKQVTRWTIVSITVLILLFIGIGILTGAKTTYRLYSDTIQEWTTKLEGSSFLYLFEMENKSYKEAHPEGNRIPGLGTLSFQLFTSLTPNDPRSLLGREIPGLSSYNSQIIIAGEGTDFSNLPIESEPPDEVKERGEEGVVEEDQGKDQQQEEQEETPVGEDKVYIYHTHNTESFYPHLPDESTSYDGKVNITLIGDRLGESLEKQGIGTIVDKTDVAAIRSEKGLEYYQSYDAVRPVVEEAIGQNKGLTYFFDLHRDSIGGEHTTTTIEGKKYARFAFVIGAEHPNYEQNLKFASALHQRLEKEYPGISRGVITKKGSGVDGVYNQDLNPNAILIEFGGVDNHLEELYRSADILAEVFGEYYFEDQKVDTPS; this is encoded by the coding sequence ATGTCTCAATACCCGAAGAAGTGGAAAGGGAAAGAACCGGGCTATATGAAACAGGTAACAAGGTGGACGATCGTCTCCATCACGGTCTTGATTTTACTCTTTATTGGTATTGGAATTCTGACAGGAGCGAAGACGACTTACCGTTTGTATTCCGATACAATCCAGGAATGGACGACTAAGTTGGAAGGGAGTTCTTTTCTTTATCTATTTGAGATGGAGAACAAATCGTATAAAGAAGCGCATCCGGAAGGGAACAGGATTCCCGGGCTTGGAACCCTTTCTTTTCAATTGTTCACCAGTCTCACTCCTAACGATCCACGCAGCCTGCTCGGAAGAGAGATACCCGGCCTGTCTTCTTATAACAGTCAGATTATCATAGCGGGGGAAGGAACCGATTTTTCCAACCTGCCGATCGAATCCGAGCCGCCGGATGAAGTGAAGGAACGGGGCGAAGAAGGTGTGGTCGAGGAGGATCAAGGAAAGGACCAGCAGCAGGAAGAACAGGAGGAAACCCCGGTAGGCGAGGATAAGGTTTACATCTATCATACGCATAATACAGAGTCTTTCTATCCTCACCTGCCTGATGAATCAACCAGCTACGATGGCAAAGTCAACATTACACTGATCGGAGACAGGCTTGGAGAGAGCCTTGAAAAACAAGGGATTGGCACCATAGTAGATAAAACGGACGTTGCAGCAATAAGAAGTGAAAAAGGGTTGGAGTATTATCAATCTTACGACGCTGTCCGCCCTGTAGTGGAGGAAGCCATCGGTCAAAATAAGGGCCTCACGTATTTCTTCGATCTTCACAGGGACAGTATCGGAGGGGAGCATACGACAACGACGATCGAAGGGAAAAAATATGCAAGGTTCGCTTTCGTGATCGGAGCCGAACACCCTAATTATGAACAGAACTTGAAATTTGCCTCCGCCCTCCACCAACGCCTCGAAAAAGAATACCCGGGAATCAGCCGTGGTGTAATTACGAAGAAGGGATCAGGAGTGGACGGTGTGTATAACCAGGACCTTAACCCGAACGCTATTTTAATTGAGTTTGGAGGAGTGGATAATCACTTGGAGGAATTATACCGGTCTGCAGATATTCTGGCAGAGGTGTTCGGTGAATATTATTTCGAAGATCAGAAAGTGGACACACCATCTTGA
- the gpr gene encoding GPR endopeptidase: protein MDEQIPYTLRTDLALEAHEMNVDNDPSSTDDDGVQVKEEEADDIKITYVTIDQKGADRIGKKAGHYVTLESLAIRKQDTAMQVRLAKTLSAQIRQLLLECGISEMDRGLIVGLGNHNVTPDALGPLVTEEVLVTSHLFELHPETVSEGYRPVSAVTPGVMGVTGIETSDMVHGIIEEIKPDFVLVIDALASRSINRINATIQLSDTGIHPGSGVGNKRKEISKETYGIPVLSIGVPTVVDAVTITNDTIDYVLKHFGREWKEKDRPSNALSPAMNPFERKSLTDEDHPNEEQSKALLGMFGELEHEEKKQLIKEVLTPLGHNLMVTPKEVDSFIVDMAHVIATGINGALHSGIEDGEAESFSR from the coding sequence ATGGATGAACAAATACCTTATACACTGCGTACCGATTTAGCTTTGGAAGCCCACGAAATGAACGTAGATAATGACCCCTCATCGACGGATGATGATGGTGTTCAGGTCAAAGAAGAAGAAGCGGATGATATTAAAATCACCTACGTCACCATTGATCAAAAAGGAGCGGATCGAATCGGAAAGAAAGCAGGGCACTACGTCACCCTTGAATCGCTGGCGATTCGTAAGCAGGATACGGCTATGCAGGTGCGCCTGGCTAAGACGCTTTCTGCCCAGATCAGACAACTGCTCCTTGAATGCGGCATTAGTGAAATGGACAGAGGTTTAATTGTCGGTCTTGGCAACCATAATGTCACGCCGGATGCTCTCGGACCGCTTGTCACAGAGGAGGTGCTCGTAACGAGTCATCTGTTCGAACTTCATCCCGAAACGGTTTCTGAAGGATACAGACCTGTTTCAGCCGTTACACCGGGAGTCATGGGTGTGACCGGGATTGAAACGAGTGATATGGTACACGGAATCATTGAAGAAATTAAACCGGATTTCGTGCTGGTCATTGATGCTCTCGCATCCAGATCCATTAACCGAATCAATGCTACCATCCAATTATCTGATACGGGTATTCATCCGGGTTCCGGTGTAGGAAACAAACGAAAGGAAATCAGTAAGGAAACGTACGGTATTCCTGTCTTATCTATTGGTGTACCAACCGTTGTGGACGCGGTTACCATCACAAACGATACGATTGATTATGTATTGAAACATTTCGGAAGAGAATGGAAAGAGAAAGACAGACCTTCTAACGCTTTGTCCCCTGCAATGAATCCATTCGAGAGAAAATCGCTGACGGACGAAGACCATCCGAATGAAGAACAGAGCAAAGCACTCCTCGGCATGTTTGGAGAGCTGGAACACGAAGAGAAAAAGCAGTTGATTAAAGAAGTTCTAACCCCTCTTGGTCACAACTTGATGGTCACTCCGAAAGAGGTGGACAGTTTCATTGTGGACATGGCTCACGTCATTGCCACCGGTATCAACGGCGCCCTCCATTCCGGGATAGAGGATGGAGAAGCAGAATCTTTTTCCAGATAA
- the rpsT gene encoding 30S ribosomal protein S20 has protein sequence MPNIKSAKKRVRVNSDARALNAAFKSDMRTAVKRVETLVQAKDTDNAKTALPTAVKKIDKAVQRGALHKNTGNRKKSRLTKLVNAL, from the coding sequence ATGCCTAACATTAAATCAGCGAAAAAACGTGTACGTGTTAACAGCGATGCTCGTGCTTTGAACGCAGCTTTCAAATCTGACATGCGTACTGCTGTCAAGCGTGTTGAAACGCTTGTACAAGCGAAAGATACTGACAACGCGAAAACAGCACTTCCTACAGCTGTCAAGAAAATTGACAAAGCAGTGCAACGCGGTGCCCTTCATAAAAACACAGGAAACCGTAAGAAATCTCGCCTAACTAAATTAGTTAACGCATTATAA
- the holA gene encoding DNA polymerase III subunit delta, whose protein sequence is MVKVKQSQVYLLYGEESYLIQEYKNKIIGQTLKKEDQEFNISQYDLEETPIEDAVTDAETFPFLGDGKVVIANHPGFLKAKPDKLPFEHDVDTLLSYIENPADYSVLILIAPYEKLDERKKIFKQLKKHGEVISCQPVKEWDMDKWIQTLAGELHITVPESIHELFTQEIGANLMALRMEMEKLALNVGEGGVVTKELAEELLSHSAEASGLKLVDAVMERDLGRAIRIYKDLEKLNEEPIALTALLASQFRIINQAKVLKQKGYAQNQMKSYIKAHPYVLKMALKREKFFTNEELNQIMEQLAETDHTLKQGMMDKSLAFEMLLYKMINIKQGHAV, encoded by the coding sequence ATGGTCAAAGTAAAACAATCACAGGTATATTTATTATATGGAGAAGAATCCTACCTCATTCAGGAATATAAGAATAAAATTATTGGACAGACACTGAAAAAGGAAGATCAGGAATTCAATATTTCGCAATACGATCTGGAAGAGACACCGATTGAGGATGCGGTCACAGATGCAGAAACGTTTCCTTTCCTCGGAGACGGCAAAGTTGTCATTGCCAATCATCCTGGATTTCTAAAGGCAAAACCGGATAAACTGCCTTTTGAACATGATGTGGATACGCTGTTGTCCTATATTGAAAACCCCGCGGATTATTCGGTGTTGATCTTGATTGCTCCTTATGAAAAACTGGATGAACGTAAAAAAATCTTTAAGCAGCTGAAGAAGCACGGCGAGGTTATCTCTTGTCAGCCGGTTAAAGAGTGGGACATGGATAAATGGATTCAAACACTAGCCGGGGAATTACATATTACCGTACCGGAATCGATCCACGAGCTTTTCACACAGGAAATCGGAGCAAATTTGATGGCGCTGCGAATGGAAATGGAGAAGCTCGCATTGAATGTCGGGGAGGGCGGCGTCGTAACCAAAGAATTGGCGGAAGAGCTCTTATCCCACAGTGCCGAAGCATCAGGATTAAAGCTGGTGGATGCGGTAATGGAACGAGACCTTGGAAGGGCGATCCGTATTTATAAGGATTTGGAGAAGTTGAACGAGGAGCCTATTGCATTGACGGCGCTTCTTGCTTCCCAGTTTCGGATCATCAACCAGGCAAAAGTATTGAAGCAGAAAGGATACGCCCAAAACCAAATGAAATCTTACATCAAGGCGCATCCATATGTACTTAAAATGGCTTTGAAGCGGGAGAAGTTCTTCACAAATGAGGAATTAAATCAAATAATGGAGCAGCTTGCGGAAACGGATCATACGCTTAAACAGGGAATGATGGACAAATCTCTGGCCTTTGAGATGCTTCTATATAAGATGATTAACATCAAACAAGGTCATGCTGTATAA
- a CDS encoding YqzM family protein: protein MNEFKNDIQSKTNDVIDSGLGFVFSFVFFFVIFFIGVVFSILGQ, encoded by the coding sequence ATGAACGAATTTAAGAACGACATACAATCTAAGACGAACGACGTCATTGATTCTGGATTAGGGTTTGTGTTTTCCTTTGTTTTCTTCTTCGTCATCTTCTTCATAGGTGTGGTATTTTCCATCCTCGGACAATGA